A single Candidatus Polarisedimenticolaceae bacterium DNA region contains:
- a CDS encoding SRPBCC family protein, giving the protein MITWGRADGLTTLRSEIWLGQPIERVFAFFADAGNLEELTPPWLRFRIVTPRPIVMRQGARLEYALRLRGVPVHWESEITVWDPPRRFADEQRRGPYRAWIHEHSFAPRDGGTDVGDFVRYAVPGGWLIDRLVVRRDVRAIFDHRTAQLRQLFG; this is encoded by the coding sequence ATGATCACGTGGGGCCGGGCCGACGGCTTGACGACCCTTCGCTCGGAGATCTGGCTGGGCCAACCGATCGAGCGCGTGTTCGCGTTCTTCGCGGACGCCGGCAACCTCGAGGAGCTGACGCCCCCGTGGCTCCGGTTTCGCATCGTCACGCCGCGGCCGATCGTGATGCGGCAGGGCGCGCGGCTCGAGTACGCGCTCAGGCTCCGCGGCGTCCCCGTGCACTGGGAATCGGAGATCACGGTGTGGGATCCGCCCCGGCGGTTCGCGGATGAGCAGCGGCGCGGTCCCTACCGGGCGTGGATCCACGAGCACTCGTTCGCGCCGCGGGACGGCGGCACCGACGTCGGCGACTTCGTGCGCTACGCCGTTCCGGGCGGCTGGCTGATCGATCGGCTCGTCGTCCGGCGCGACGTCCGGGCGATCTTCGACCATCGAACGGCGCAGCTGCGGCAGTTGTTCGGCTGA